GGTCCCGGACGGCCGGGCGAAGGTGACCGGTGAGGCAAAGTACGCCGACGACTACCAGTTCGACAACCTTCTGCACGCGAAGACCGTCAAGAGCCCGTACGCACACGCGAGAGCGCGGAGCATCGACACTTCCGAAGCGGAGTCGATGTCGGGCGTGCAGGCGGTCATCACCCACGAAGACGTCCCGGACTCGGCCATCGGACAACCGGCGCTCGCCGAAGAGCCGCTGACGTTCGGGTATCCGGTCGCCGCGGTGGCCGCCAACGACGAGTACACCGCGGCCGCGGCCGTCGAAGCTATCGACGTCGAGTGGGAGGTCCTCGACCACGTCGTCGACCCCGTCGAGACGCTCAAACCGGGCAGTCCGAACGCCCGGCCGGAAGGCAACGTCCCCACGGGCGAAGCCGCCGGCGAGAGCGCCGAGGGCCAGGGCGGCGGCGAGGCCGCGGCGGACACGATCAAGTGGAGCGACGCCGACTTCAGCGGCGACTTTCCCGAGAACCCCGGCGAGTTCACGATGGAGTGGAACTGGGGCGAGGTCTCGGAAGGGTTCGAGAACGCCGACACGGTCTACGAGGACACGGTCAAGGCCCAACCGCAACCCACGAACCCGATGGAACCGCGTTCGACCGTCGCCGAGTGGGGCGCGGACGGCCACGTCACCATCTGGGGGTCCAGTCAGAGTATCAGCCTGACGCACACGGGCGTCGCGGGGATGATCGGCAAACCGCCGACGGAAGTCACGTTCATCTGCAACTTCGCCGGGGGCGGGTTCGGATCGAAGGGGACCGCCTACCCGCAGATGGCCGTGCCGGCGTTCCTCTCCCGAGAGGTAAATCGACCGGTCAAGATCCGCGGCACCCGGCGCGAGGAGTTCCACTGGGGGAACGGCCGCGCGACCTTCGTCGCGAAAACGCGAGTCGGACTCGACTCCGACGGGACGATCACGGCGCTCGAAATCGACGCGGTCGGCGACGCCGGCGCGTACTCCTCGGACGCGCTGTCGACGCTCAGTTCAGGGTTCAACTCGCTGACGCAGTGCTGGCAGCCCGAGACGCTTCGGTTCCGCGGGATCGGCGTGTTCACCAACACGCCCAAGCGGTGGCCACAACGCGGCCCCGGACAGAACCAGGCGGCGCTGGCGGTCGCGCAGGTGATGGACGAGGCGGCCAAGCAGGCGGGATTGGACCCGCTGGACGTCGTGCTGCAGAACGCCCCGGAGAACCGGGATCCCGCGGGTGCAGAGCGGCTCCCGATGACCAGCGCGTATCTCGGCGAGGCCTACGAACTGGCCGCCGACGCGATCGATTACGAGGAGAAGCGATCCCGCTCGGGAACCAGAGAGGGTTCGAAGGTGTACGGCGTCGGGATGGCGTCGGCGTCGCACCAGTCGGGGTACATCGGGTTCGACGGCCTCATTGTCGTCCACACCGACGGCACCGTCGAAGTGCGTCAGGGTGCCGGCAACCTCGGCACGGAGAGTTTCGCCGCGGTCGCGCGGATGGCCGCGGACACGATGAACGCCGACTGGGAGGACGTCGAGGTCTCCTGGGGGAGCAGCGACAAGTCCTCGTTCACGCTGGGGCAGTTCTCGTCGAACACGACGTTCACCGAGGGACTGGCCAACGTGAAGGCCGCCGAAACGGCCGTGCAGTACCTCAAGGAGCTGGCGGCCGCCGAACTCGGCGGCTCGGCGGACGCCTACAACGTGGAGAACCACGAGGTCGTCCACGGGGAGTCCGGGCAGTCCATCACGTTCGCCGAGGCCGCCCAGGCCGCCGTCGAGGCCGGCGGCAAATACTCGGCCGAGGAGATCCCCCAGCAGTACCAAGAGAGCCTGGTCCCGTTGACGATCGCCGCCGCGAGCGACGCGGTCGGGCAGGGGCTCGTCGCGTTCGGGAAGAGCACGGGCGAGGACCTCGACGGGTTCGTCACCTCCTTCGCAGGGGCCATCGCGGAGGTCTCGGTCGATCTTGAGACCGGCAAGATCACCGTCGAGGAGATGGCCAACTACAACGATTCGGGGACCGTCGTCCACCCCGAAAGCTTCGAGGCGCAGATCGAAGGCGGTGCCATACAGGGGATCGGCTACACGCTCTACGAGCAGTACCGCCACGACGACGGCACCGGGATTCCGGTGAACACGGACCTCTACAAGAGCAAGCCGCCGTCGATACACGACTACGTCGCCGGCGACCTCCACGTCGGCGCCGTCGGGGAACCCGATCCGTTCGGCCCCTACGGCGCCAAGGGCGTGGGCGAACCGCCGTACGGCGCTGCCTCCGGGGCGGTCGCCGCGGCGGTCAAAGACGCCCTGGGAACGACCTTCAACGAGTTCCCCGTCACCCCCGACAAGGTGCTC
This portion of the Halobellus litoreus genome encodes:
- a CDS encoding xanthine dehydrogenase family protein molybdopterin-binding subunit; translated protein: MSNHNYVGNDFEVPDGRAKVTGEAKYADDYQFDNLLHAKTVKSPYAHARARSIDTSEAESMSGVQAVITHEDVPDSAIGQPALAEEPLTFGYPVAAVAANDEYTAAAAVEAIDVEWEVLDHVVDPVETLKPGSPNARPEGNVPTGEAAGESAEGQGGGEAAADTIKWSDADFSGDFPENPGEFTMEWNWGEVSEGFENADTVYEDTVKAQPQPTNPMEPRSTVAEWGADGHVTIWGSSQSISLTHTGVAGMIGKPPTEVTFICNFAGGGFGSKGTAYPQMAVPAFLSREVNRPVKIRGTRREEFHWGNGRATFVAKTRVGLDSDGTITALEIDAVGDAGAYSSDALSTLSSGFNSLTQCWQPETLRFRGIGVFTNTPKRWPQRGPGQNQAALAVAQVMDEAAKQAGLDPLDVVLQNAPENRDPAGAERLPMTSAYLGEAYELAADAIDYEEKRSRSGTREGSKVYGVGMASASHQSGYIGFDGLIVVHTDGTVEVRQGAGNLGTESFAAVARMAADTMNADWEDVEVSWGSSDKSSFTLGQFSSNTTFTEGLANVKAAETAVQYLKELAAAELGGSADAYNVENHEVVHGESGQSITFAEAAQAAVEAGGKYSAEEIPQQYQESLVPLTIAAASDAVGQGLVAFGKSTGEDLDGFVTSFAGAIAEVSVDLETGKITVEEMANYNDSGTVVHPESFEAQIEGGAIQGIGYTLYEQYRHDDGTGIPVNTDLYKSKPPSIHDYVAGDLHVGAVGEPDPFGPYGAKGVGEPPYGAASGAVAAAVKDALGTTFNEFPVTPDKVLEKVRAGEVDI